In Haemophilus parainfluenzae, the sequence ACAGCTTTACTCTGATGGTCGTCCAATTGATGCCTCTTCAGAAGCATTTACCTGGATTGCTGATGTGAATATTTTTGGACTTCCGGGGCTGGTCTTGCTGTATATCTTAATTGTAATCGCTTCTCATATTTTACTTAGTCATTCAACCTTTGGTCGTCATGTTTATGCAGTAGGTGGAAACCTGAATGCAGCTAAAATCTGTGGTATTAACACAAATAGAACATTAATTTGGGTTTATATTCTAGGTGGTGCATTATCTGGATTAGCAGGCGCTTTACTTGCATCACGAACCTATGCAGGTAATCCATCTTACGGTTTGGCTTGGGAGCTTGATGCTATCGCCGCAGCAGTTATCGGTGGGGTTTCTTTAAGTGGTGGTTTTGGTACGATTCCAATGTGTGTGATTGGGGCTTTAATTATCGGTACCACCAATAAAGGCTTAAATATGTTAGGCGTGGATCCATACTGGCAACAAATTGTTAAAGGGGCAATTATTGTAATCGCAGTATTACTTGATACCTTAAAACGTCGCAAAAAAGGGTAATGTAGACAAATATCCATTGATTTCAGAAAAGGCTACCTATGGTAGCCTTTTTATTTGCATTAAGATTTAAAGCATAAAGAGAATGCATGTATGCGTTTTTATTAAAAAAAGTGCGGTCAAAAAAGAGGGTATTTTTGGAATGATGTAGTAATTATCTGAAATGCTAGCTTGACTTATTGGAAACTAAATCTCTATGGTAAATGAGGGAATGTTTCTCAACATTTTTTGTCGTTTTAGGAGATAAAAAAGACCTAAATTCCTTTAGGTCTCTTTCTATATTTATATGTTTAGTTCTAAGCGATTTCTGCTAGTTTGACTGGGCGTCCTTCATCTAATGAACGTTTAGCCGCAAGTGCAATAATCACCGGTTGTAACCCATCATTACCATTCACTAAAGTCGGTTTGTCGTTTACTACGGAATCAACAAAACAAGCCATTTCATCAGCAAAAGATTGCATATAACGTTCTAAGAAGAAGTATTTAGGTTTCTCGGCAATCACACCAGCTTCACAGGAATAAACCGCAGTAGAATCGGTATCATTGCGAGTTTGCACCGCACCTTTTGAGCCAAATACTTCAGCTCGTTGATCGTAACCGTAAACTGCTTTTCGGCTATTATCGATCACACCAATAGCACCGTTAGCAAGTTTTAAGGTGATAACAGCGGTGTCGATATCGCCAGCTTTACCGATTTCTGGATTGACTAGTACGCCACCAGCTGCATAAACTTCTACAACTTCACTGCCAGATAAATAGCGAATCATGTCGAAGTCGTGAATAGTCATGTCGAAGAACATTCCACCAGATACTTTTACATATTCAATTGGTGGTGCATCTGGATCACGCGAGGTCACTCGAATTAAGTGCGGTTCACCAATATCACCATTTTCTACACGAGTTTTAATCGCTTTGAAGTTATGGTCAAAGCGGCGATTAAAGCCAACTTGGAATTTCACGCCAGCTTTTTCTACTTCTGCTAACACTTCTTTGATGCGATTGACATCTGCATCAACTGGTTTTTCGCAGAAAATGTGTTTGCCTGCTCGAGCAGCCTCAATAGAAATAGGCGCATGGGTATTGGTAGATGAACAGACTAATACAGCATCAATTTCCGGATCTTGTAGAATTTGTTTGTAATCCTCATAAACATGAGCAATGCCCATGCCTTTTGCCCATTGTTTGAGCTCATCCGTTACTCTGACGTCAGAAATCGCTTTGATTTCAGCGCCCTTCACATATTTTGTAATACTTTCAGAATGTACGCGACCAATACGACCGGCGCCGATAATACCTACTTTAATCATAATTAGATCCCCGCTGTTTCTTTAATGTATTTACGGCCTTTGACGGCGTATTCAAATGGGTTAGCGATGGCAGGGTCTTGCTCCGCCTCAACCACCATCCAGCCTTTATAATTGTGTTTTTCAAGAATATCAAAAATTGGTCTGAAATCGATTACACCATCACCTGGTACGGTGAATGTGCCTTTGCGAACACCTTCTAAAAAGCTAAGATCATTTGCCTTCACTTCAGCAACGACTTCATCACGCACATCTTTTAAATGCACGTGGCAAATTCGATCTATGTATTTTTCTAATACGTCTAGCATCGCTTTTTGTGAGCCTTCAGAATAATAGATATGACCAGAATCAAATAATAAATACACATCATCGTTAACGACTTCCATATATTTATCAATTTCAGCTGGCGTTTGAATACCTGTACCCATGTGATGATGTAGGCATACTTTCATTCCTTTTTCAGCTGCTAATTTGGCTAGTTCATTATAGCCCTCAGCAAGGAGTTGCCATTCTTCTTCAGTAAAAACAGTTTTTTCTTTAAAAACAGCTTTTGTTGTGCCTTGGATACTACGGCTTTGTTCAGAACAGCCAATAACCTTGGCTCCCATCGCATGAAGGAAATCTCGATGTTTAATGAATTCTTTGATCGTTTCTTCTTTTTTGCCATCTACAAAAAAGGTACTAAACCAAGCATTACAAATTTGAATACCACGAACACTCAATTTGTGTTTTAGCACTTCCACGTCGCGCGGATATTTATTTCCGACCTCGCATCCAGTAAAACCGGCCAGCGCCATTTCACTAACACATTGTTCAAAGGTATTTTCTTTGCCAAGATCAGGCATATCATCGTTAGTCCAACCAATTGGCGCGATACCTAATTTCACGTTTTCAGCTTTCATAGTTTTTCCTTCTCGAAAGAGTGGTTAAATTGGAGATAAATCAAATTCTTGACTAATAGCGTCTCGCTTCATTAATGTGTTTCACACTATTTTCATGAGCCTTACGGATAGTCTCTTTTTCAGAAACCTCTGCTACGCCGACGTGCCACCAACTGCCATAACCATGTATCATGGTTTTTGGTAGTACTTTGATATCAATTAAGGTGGAAACATTTTGTTTTTTAGCATCGGCTAAGGCGGCGTACAATTCTTCTTCTGTTGTAACTTTGTAGGTCTTACATCCGTAAGAAGCTGCGTTCATGGCAAAATCGACAGGTACGAATCCACCATCTAATTTGTTGGTTTGTGGATTTCTGAAACGGAATTCTGTCGCAAAGCTATCCATACCATTGCCGATTTGTAAGTTGTTAATACATCCGTTAGTCATATTATCGAATAAAACGACGTTAATTTTTTTATTTTCTTGTACAGATGTGACAAGTTCAGAATGAAGCATCATATAAGAACCATCACCTAATAAGGCATAAACCTCTTTTTCTGGTTGAGCTAATTTTGCGCCTAAAGCCGCATTGACTTCATAGCCCATACAAGAATAGCCATATTCTAAATGGTAGGTATTTTCGCCTTTAGATTGCCATGCGCGTTGTAAGTCGCCAGGTAAGCTACCTGCAGCTCCAACAATGATATCGTTTTCACCTAAGGTCTCATTGAGAATGCCTAGAACACGGCTTTGTGTTAAGCAAGATTGAGTAAGTTTAATAAACTCCTCATAAACTTTTTCTCGATCTAAGGCATCATTCACTTCTGGGATGAAATCTTTTTCAGTGTAAGTCGCGTGATAAATACGTTGTAATTCTTGTTTAAATTGTGTTTTAGCTTCACTAATTGAATTGCTCCACTGTGCACGATAACGATAGCCTGTTGGCGAGAGAAGTGCGGTAAGTTTTTCTAACGTTTCTTTCGCATCTGCAACCACTTGAATGCCATCTAATTTATAGGCATCAAAACGAGCGACGTTAATATTTAGGAATTTCACCTCTGGATTTTGGAAGATCCATTTAGAGGAAGTTGTGAAATCCGTATAGCGAGTACCAATACCGATAATGAGGTCAGCCTCTTTTGCCAAGAGATTAGCGGCTAAACAACCTGTTTCGCCTACACCACCAACGTTAAAACTGTGTTCAGAAACGACCGCACTTTTACCCGCTTGAGTCTCTGCAAAAGGAATATGGAATGTTTCTGCAAAGTGTTTGAGTTGTTCTGCGGCTTCGGAATAACGCACACCACCACCACAAATAATTAATGGTTTTTTCGAACTCATAATAAGCTCAATGGCAGATTTCAACATTGGCTCAGTTGGTAGTGTTCTTTCAATTCTGTGAACCCGTTTTTGTAGAAAATATTCAGGGAAATCATAGGCTTCAGCTTGAACATCTTGAGGTAGCGCAAGAGTTACTGCACCGGTATCTGCCGGGTCAGTTAATACTCGCATGGCATTAATACAGGCAGTCATTAATTGTTCTGGACGACTAACACGATCCCAATATTTGCTTACTGCTTTAAATGCATCATTTGTGCTAATGCTTAAGTCGTGAAATTGCTCAATTTGTTGTAAAACAGGGTCTGGTTGGCGGGTTGCAAACACATCACCCGGTAAAAGAAGAAGTGGAATACGATTGGCTGTTGCGGTTGCAGCTGCTGTAATCATATTAGCTGCACCAGGTCCAACAGAAGAGGTGCAAGCATAAATTTTTTTACGTAGATTTTGTTTTGCAAAACCAATGGCCACATGAGCCATACCTTGTTCATTACGCCCTTGACGAACGATGAGATTACCGCTGTCTTGTTCTAATGCTTGACCAATGCCTAATACATTGCCATGTCCAAAAATACCAAAGATACCTTCAACAAATTTAGTGACTTTACCGTCAAACTCAATATATTGATTATCAAGGAATTTTATTAGCGCTTGTGCCACAGTTAGTCTTACAGTTTTCATTGTAATCTCCTTTTAGGGTAACTTGCATTAGTGCTAGTATATAAGCATTCTTCTAATTTTAAATATTTTTGAAATAAAAATTTCATTTTTGAGACATAGATCAAACTTTTTTTAGCACGAGAATCCGATTTTATAAATGAAGGTTAGACTGCCTATTAAACAGGATTGTTTTAGATGCAGTAGAACAGTTTTTAGATATTGATTTTGTGATTAATGTCTAAAAAATGAAATTTCGTTATTGATTTTTTTGAAATATATGTTTCAATTTGTATTAGCGAAGCAACTTTATTAATTAGAAGGAATGGCATTATGAAAACGGTAGAAAAAACACTAGACCTCATTTGTCTCGGTCGCGTAGCTGTTGATCTTTATGCACAACAAATTGGTGCGAGATTAGAAGATGCATCTTCTTTTTCCAAATATCTAGGTGGCTCTTCAGGTAATGTTGCCTATGGAACTGCAGTGCAAGGGGTTAAATCCTCAATGCTAGCACGTGTTGGGGATGAGCATATGGGCCGTTTCTTACGTGAAGAATTACAGCGTGTTGGCGTAGATACCAGTCATCTCATTACGGATAAAGAGCGCCTAACCGGACTTGTCATTTTAGGTATTAAAGATCAGGACACATTCCCATTAATTTTCTATCGTGAAAATTGTGCCGATATGGCTATTACAAAAGAAGACTTTGATGAAAGCTATATTGCCTCCGCTAAAGCATTAGCTATTACAGGGACTCATTTATCCCACCCGAAAACCAGAGAAGCCGTGTTAACCGCATTAGAGTATGCCGGTAGAAATAATACAAAACGTTTGTTAGATATTGATTATCGCCCGGTATTATGGGGACTAACTTCTCTTGGTGATGGTGAAACTCGCTTTATTGATTCAGAAGCGGTGACGAAATCGTTACAAGAAGTATTACATCATTTTGATGTACTCGTGGGTACTGAAGAAGAATTCCATATTGCTGGTGGTTCAACCGATACATTAACCGCACTTAAAAATGTACGTAAGTTCAGTCATGCCGTTTTGGTTTGTAAACGTGGCGCATTAGGCTGTTCAGTATTTGAAGGGGATATCCCTGATGATTTGGATGGCGGATTAAATGTTTATGGCGTGAGAGTGGAAGTACTTAACGTGCTTGGTGCAGGTGATGCATTTATGTCAGGCCTCATTCGAGGTTATATTAATAATGAAGGTTGGGAACAATCTTGTCGTTATGCCAATGCGTGTGGTGCATTAGTGGTGTCTCGCCACGGTTGTGCTCCAGCGATGCCAACAAAAGCCGAGTTAGATAATTACTTAGCTCGTACAGAATCAGTCCCTCGTCCTGATTTAGATTCACAATTAAACCATTTACATCGAGTCACTACCCGAAAAGCAAAATGGGATAATTTATGTATCTTTGCTTTTGATCATCGCAAACAGTTAGTTGATCTCGCTGAGAAATGTGGTGCAGATGTCAAACGAATTCCTAAATTGAAACAACTTCTCTTACAAGCTGCAGAAAGAACTGCACAGGAAGAGGGAATTTATGATGGACAAGCAGGAATTCTTGCCGATACTACTTTTGGTCAAGCTGCACTAAATGAAATTACCGGTAAACATTGGTGGATTGGACGTCCAATTGAACTTCCAGCTTCTCGCCCATTACGTTTGGAATATGGTGATTTAGGTAGTCAATTAGCAACCTGGCCACAAGAACATGTAGTGAAATGTTTGGTCTTTTACCATCCGAAAGACAGTATTGAAATGAAAACAGAGCAAGATGCAACATTAAAACAAGTGTATCAAGCTTGCTGTCGAACAGGACATGAATTGCTATTAGAAGTGATTTTACCTTCAGATATGGAACAAAATGAAGAATACTATGCTGAAATTATTACTCATTTCTATCATTTAGGAATTAAACCGGATTGGTGGAAATTACCAGGTGTTTCAGCAAAAGCTTGGGCACATATTAGCGAAGTCATTCAAGCAAATGATCCATATTGCCGTGGAATCTTGATTTTAGGTTTGGATGCACCGGAAGATAAGTTTAAAGCAGTATTTGATGCATCAGCTAATGCACCTTTAGTCAAAGGTTTTGCTGTAGGGCGAACAATTTTCGGGCAACCATCAGGAGATTGGTTAAGTGGAAAATTAACAGATGATGGGCTTGTTGCTGAAGTGAGTGAAAGATACAGAAGACTCATTAAGCTTTGGAAATCTCGTCAATAATTGTAAATGTAAAATGCCCCATATTGGGGCATTTTTATTATTTGGTGTTTTTATCTTTATCTTTATCTTTTTCTTTTTCTAAACCTAATACAATTGCGAGTGTTTGCACGAGGGTCATTGTTGAGCACTGAGAACGGAAGCCGAGCACTTGTGCTTCTTTGATAACAAATGCAATATCACTGAATGCGAGTAATGGACTAATTTGGCTATCCGTAATAGAAATTTGTTTAACCCCTTTTTTAGCACAAACCTTACTAATATTAACCGTTTCAGCTGCATAAGGTGAGAAACTAATGGCGACAACAACATCTCCTTCTTTGACTTGATTAAGCTGCTCATCAAACATTCCACCTAATCCATTAATTAAAAAAGAACGACAATCTAAGTGTTGTAAGGCATAGTTTAAATAGCAGGCAGCACTAAAAGAACGCTTTAATCCAATGATAAAAATATTATTGGCCTCTTTGAGGATTTTGGCTGCTTCATTAATTTGTTCATTTGTGGTTTGTTCCGCTAACTGATGTAATGCTTGGCTATTAGCCTGTGAGAAAATAGTCAAAATATCTTCTGGTGATTCTTCACCTTCTGATTTAGCAATTTTATGTGAAAGTTGAAGTCTTTCCGTGTAATTAGTGGTCTTTTCCATAAGATTTTCACGGAAGATTTGTTTCATTTCGTTAAAACCGGAAAAGCCGAATTCAGAAGCAAAACGAATAAGCGTTGAAGGGGGCACATCAGCTTTTTCTGCAATAACGGCAACGGTATCAAAAACAATACTGTCGCTATTATCTAGGATATATTTTGCAACTTGTTTAAGTCTTTTACTTAAACTATCGTAACGAGTTTGTATTTCTGTTTGTAAATTGGTTAATTGAGATTTTTCTTTCATATAAAGTTATTTTTAGAATAAATGTTCTTAGATCTTATAGAGATGAACGAAAAATTCAAGAAAAAAGTGCGGTCATTTTTGACCGCACTTTTACTTATCAATTTAGTATTTTTAAATTACAAACCTAATACGGCAAATAACACCCAAACAGTGTAAATAGTTGCTAGGCCGTAGAAGATAAATCCGCCTGCTGGCACGTGGATTTTAAGATCGTGCATCGCATGATGGATACGGTGTAAACCACACCACATTGGGAAAATTGTTAAAACTAAAATAATTAATTTTCCGATCCAAGAATAAGCGAATGTAATTAAGTTATGTGGATCAATTAATCCAAATGGTAACAATAAACCAAGGATTAAGATCACAACAGGGAAGAAAATCGCACTGACAGTCCCGCCAGCACCAAACATCAACCATACTGGTGGTTCACCAGAGCGTTTTGGATTTTGTTCGACCATTTTTTCTCTCCCTACATATAAACTAAAATTAATGCGATAACACTAATCACAGCCGTAACTGCCCAAAGTGCATTTCTTAACACGTGATGTGGTAAACGTTCATTTTTAACAATGATGTTCATCACTTTTGGTGTCATCACGAAATAAGTTGCAGTGTGATATAAAGTCGCAATTAATGTAATGATATTTAAGATCACTACAATTGGATTTCTTAAGAAGCCAATGAAATCAATAATGCCTAGACCTGGAACAGGATTGCTTGCAAGGCAAAGTACGCCATAAAGCAATACAATACAGAACCATACGGCAAAGATAGATGTTGCTTCACGCACCATATAAGCTTTGTAGAAATCCAATTTTTGCCACCAAGTAGCCGTCATTGGGCGAACATATTTTTTGCGTTTACTTACTGTTACTGACATATTCTTCCCCTTAGCCTTTTGGTTTTAGCATTGAGATAACATAATCTTTGGCACTTTCCACTTTTCCTTGGTTGATTGCAGAAGCTGGATCCACGTGTTTTGGACACACTTCAGAACAATAACCCACGAAAGTACAGCTCCAAACACCGTTTTTACCATTTAATAATGGCATACGTTGTGCTTTACCATGGTCACGGTTATCAAGGTTGTAACGGTGTGCCATTGTAATCGCTGCTGGGCCTAAGAATTCAGGATTTAAACCAAATTGTGGACAAGCTGCATAGCATAAACCGCAGTTGATACACATTGAGAATTGACGATATTTTTCAAGCTGTGCCGGGGTTTGTTTAGTACGGCTTACTTGCAATTCTTTTGATGGATGTGGTTTACCATCTAATGCTGGCGCTTCGTTGCCAATAATATAAGGTTTAATTGCCTCTAAACTTTCGATGAAGTGGCTTAAATCCACCACTAAGTCTCGTTCAATAGGGAAGTTTGCTAATGGTTCAATACGCATGTGGCC encodes:
- a CDS encoding ABC transporter permease, with the protein product MENVTLKKMINAYGMVLILILLFLVLSVSIDGFFSARTVWSIIEQVSMFGIIAIGVTFIIITTGIDLSSGSVVALTAVVSASIVTGGDSVSSALLAFAASILIGALLGLFNGGLTALGGIPPFISTLGMMIIARGAAQLYSDGRPIDASSEAFTWIADVNIFGLPGLVLLYILIVIASHILLSHSTFGRHVYAVGGNLNAAKICGINTNRTLIWVYILGGALSGLAGALLASRTYAGNPSYGLAWELDAIAAAVIGGVSLSGGFGTIPMCVIGALIIGTTNKGLNMLGVDPYWQQIVKGAIIVIAVLLDTLKRRKKG
- the iolG gene encoding inositol 2-dehydrogenase encodes the protein MIKVGIIGAGRIGRVHSESITKYVKGAEIKAISDVRVTDELKQWAKGMGIAHVYEDYKQILQDPEIDAVLVCSSTNTHAPISIEAARAGKHIFCEKPVDADVNRIKEVLAEVEKAGVKFQVGFNRRFDHNFKAIKTRVENGDIGEPHLIRVTSRDPDAPPIEYVKVSGGMFFDMTIHDFDMIRYLSGSEVVEVYAAGGVLVNPEIGKAGDIDTAVITLKLANGAIGVIDNSRKAVYGYDQRAEVFGSKGAVQTRNDTDSTAVYSCEAGVIAEKPKYFFLERYMQSFADEMACFVDSVVNDKPTLVNGNDGLQPVIIALAAKRSLDEGRPVKLAEIA
- the iolE gene encoding myo-inosose-2 dehydratase, which translates into the protein MKAENVKLGIAPIGWTNDDMPDLGKENTFEQCVSEMALAGFTGCEVGNKYPRDVEVLKHKLSVRGIQICNAWFSTFFVDGKKEETIKEFIKHRDFLHAMGAKVIGCSEQSRSIQGTTKAVFKEKTVFTEEEWQLLAEGYNELAKLAAEKGMKVCLHHHMGTGIQTPAEIDKYMEVVNDDVYLLFDSGHIYYSEGSQKAMLDVLEKYIDRICHVHLKDVRDEVVAEVKANDLSFLEGVRKGTFTVPGDGVIDFRPIFDILEKHNYKGWMVVEAEQDPAIANPFEYAVKGRKYIKETAGI
- the iolD gene encoding 3D-(3,5/4)-trihydroxycyclohexane-1,2-dione acylhydrolase (decyclizing); this translates as MKTVRLTVAQALIKFLDNQYIEFDGKVTKFVEGIFGIFGHGNVLGIGQALEQDSGNLIVRQGRNEQGMAHVAIGFAKQNLRKKIYACTSSVGPGAANMITAAATATANRIPLLLLPGDVFATRQPDPVLQQIEQFHDLSISTNDAFKAVSKYWDRVSRPEQLMTACINAMRVLTDPADTGAVTLALPQDVQAEAYDFPEYFLQKRVHRIERTLPTEPMLKSAIELIMSSKKPLIICGGGVRYSEAAEQLKHFAETFHIPFAETQAGKSAVVSEHSFNVGGVGETGCLAANLLAKEADLIIGIGTRYTDFTTSSKWIFQNPEVKFLNINVARFDAYKLDGIQVVADAKETLEKLTALLSPTGYRYRAQWSNSISEAKTQFKQELQRIYHATYTEKDFIPEVNDALDREKVYEEFIKLTQSCLTQSRVLGILNETLGENDIIVGAAGSLPGDLQRAWQSKGENTYHLEYGYSCMGYEVNAALGAKLAQPEKEVYALLGDGSYMMLHSELVTSVQENKKINVVLFDNMTNGCINNLQIGNGMDSFATEFRFRNPQTNKLDGGFVPVDFAMNAASYGCKTYKVTTEEELYAALADAKKQNVSTLIDIKVLPKTMIHGYGSWWHVGVAEVSEKETIRKAHENSVKHINEARRY
- a CDS encoding bifunctional 5-dehydro-2-deoxygluconokinase/5-dehydro-2-deoxyphosphogluconate aldolase, yielding MKTVEKTLDLICLGRVAVDLYAQQIGARLEDASSFSKYLGGSSGNVAYGTAVQGVKSSMLARVGDEHMGRFLREELQRVGVDTSHLITDKERLTGLVILGIKDQDTFPLIFYRENCADMAITKEDFDESYIASAKALAITGTHLSHPKTREAVLTALEYAGRNNTKRLLDIDYRPVLWGLTSLGDGETRFIDSEAVTKSLQEVLHHFDVLVGTEEEFHIAGGSTDTLTALKNVRKFSHAVLVCKRGALGCSVFEGDIPDDLDGGLNVYGVRVEVLNVLGAGDAFMSGLIRGYINNEGWEQSCRYANACGALVVSRHGCAPAMPTKAELDNYLARTESVPRPDLDSQLNHLHRVTTRKAKWDNLCIFAFDHRKQLVDLAEKCGADVKRIPKLKQLLLQAAERTAQEEGIYDGQAGILADTTFGQAALNEITGKHWWIGRPIELPASRPLRLEYGDLGSQLATWPQEHVVKCLVFYHPKDSIEMKTEQDATLKQVYQACCRTGHELLLEVILPSDMEQNEEYYAEIITHFYHLGIKPDWWKLPGVSAKAWAHISEVIQANDPYCRGILILGLDAPEDKFKAVFDASANAPLVKGFAVGRTIFGQPSGDWLSGKLTDDGLVAEVSERYRRLIKLWKSRQ
- a CDS encoding MurR/RpiR family transcriptional regulator — encoded protein: MKEKSQLTNLQTEIQTRYDSLSKRLKQVAKYILDNSDSIVFDTVAVIAEKADVPPSTLIRFASEFGFSGFNEMKQIFRENLMEKTTNYTERLQLSHKIAKSEGEESPEDILTIFSQANSQALHQLAEQTTNEQINEAAKILKEANNIFIIGLKRSFSAACYLNYALQHLDCRSFLINGLGGMFDEQLNQVKEGDVVVAISFSPYAAETVNISKVCAKKGVKQISITDSQISPLLAFSDIAFVIKEAQVLGFRSQCSTMTLVQTLAIVLGLEKEKDKDKDKNTK
- the frdD gene encoding fumarate reductase subunit FrdD, with the protein product MVEQNPKRSGEPPVWLMFGAGGTVSAIFFPVVILILGLLLPFGLIDPHNLITFAYSWIGKLIILVLTIFPMWCGLHRIHHAMHDLKIHVPAGGFIFYGLATIYTVWVLFAVLGL
- the frdC gene encoding fumarate reductase subunit FrdC; translation: MSVTVSKRKKYVRPMTATWWQKLDFYKAYMVREATSIFAVWFCIVLLYGVLCLASNPVPGLGIIDFIGFLRNPIVVILNIITLIATLYHTATYFVMTPKVMNIIVKNERLPHHVLRNALWAVTAVISVIALILVYM
- a CDS encoding succinate dehydrogenase/fumarate reductase iron-sulfur subunit is translated as MANSPVMTVEVLRYNPENDQEPHLSSYQVPYDNQTSLLDALGYIKDKLEPSLSYRWSCRMAICGSCGMMVNNKPKLACKTFLRDYSGHMRIEPLANFPIERDLVVDLSHFIESLEAIKPYIIGNEAPALDGKPHPSKELQVSRTKQTPAQLEKYRQFSMCINCGLCYAACPQFGLNPEFLGPAAITMAHRYNLDNRDHGKAQRMPLLNGKNGVWSCTFVGYCSEVCPKHVDPASAINQGKVESAKDYVISMLKPKG